One Belonocnema kinseyi isolate 2016_QV_RU_SX_M_011 chromosome 6, B_treatae_v1, whole genome shotgun sequence genomic region harbors:
- the LOC117174374 gene encoding ERI1 exoribonuclease 3 has protein sequence MAHRALMGLNKHIIRNICKNEQRFKYLLVLDFEATCEKNSLINPQEIIEFPCVAVSTEDWQVKDIFHQYVKPRVHPNLSPFCTDLTGIMQEIVENQPYFPEVLSSFSNWINEGGYFLERGKSAFVTCGDWDLNVMIRSHCATEKLKVPEYFNEWINLKRVFCDATKIFPRGITAMLIHLNLPKIGRLHSGIDDVQNMVNVIRKLATRHNVQFEITSGVNIPAVPVYQRKRQ, from the coding sequence atggCACACAGAGCTCTAATGGGATTAAACAAACACATAATTCGAAACATTTGCAAAAATGAGCAGCGATTCAAGTACCTTCTCGTTCTCGATTTTGAAGCAACTTGCGAGAAAAACTCTCTCATAAATCCACAAGAGATTATAGAATTTCCATGTGTGGCAGTTTCCACCGAAGATTGGCAAGTGAAAGACATTTTCCACCAGTATGTCAAGCCCAGAGTGCATCCTAACCTCTCACCCTTTTGCACCGATCTCACCGGAATCATGCAAGAAATAGTCGAAAATCAGCCCTACTTTCCCGAGGTTTTGTCCAGTTTTTCGAATTGGATCAACGAAGGAGGGTATTTTTTGGAAAGAGGGAAAAGTGCTTTCGTAACGTGTGGTGACTGGGATTTAAACGTGATGATTCGTTCGCACTGTGCGACGGAAAAGTTAAAAGTGCCCGAATATTTCAACGAATGGATCAATTTGAAGAGAGTTTTTTGCGATGCCACGAAAATTTTTCCTCGTGGCATCACAGCAATGCTTATACACTTGAATCTCCCAAAAATCGGCAGACTCCACTCTGGAATCGACGATGTGCAGAATATGGTTAATGTTATCAGAAAGTTGGCTACTCGGCATAacgttcaatttgaaattacatcCGGAGTGAATATTCCGGCTGTTCCTGTTTATCAACGCAAAAGGCAATAA